A region of the Clostridium estertheticum subsp. estertheticum genome:
ATATAAAAATAGAGAGGATTATGAGAAGATGGCAGAAACACTTAATGTTTTATCCATAAAGTGCAGTGAAAAGGGAATACTTCTAGGTTATCATAATCATGGACATGAATTTCAAAAGTTTAACGGAGAATATGGATTAGATATTATATATAAAGAAAGTAATGCTAAACTAGTAAAAGCGGAAATAGATACTTATTGGGTAAAATATGCAGGGCTCGACCCAGTTGAATATATAAAAAAACATGCAGGTCGCTGTGATCTTATTCATATAAAAGATATGGAACTAATAGATGGAGAAAAACGTTCAACTGAAGTTGGAAATGGAATTATGGATATTAAATCTATAATAATGGAATCTGAAAAACAAGGGGCTAAATGGCTTATTCTTGAACAGGAATTTTTTAATAAACCAACTCTCGAAAGTGTAGAAATAGGATTTAATAATTTAAAAAAATTAATATAAAAAAATGAACAGGATGGTGTTTAATATGTATATAGGATTATTAACTGGTTGCCTTGGTGGTATGCCACTAAAGGAAAAGGCAAAGTGGGCAAGTGAACATGGGTTTAAAGCCTTAGAACTTTCTTGTTGGCCAAGGACTAATAGCCGTGATTACTCAGGAAGTGAGATAGATGTAGCTAATTTCACAAAGAGTGAAGCGGAAGAAATAAAATTATATTTCAAAGAATATGGGCTTACAATATCTTCAATTGCTTATTATGATAATAATTTAGATAGAGATCCAAAAAAAAGAAAATCCATAAACAATCATTTTAAAAAATGTGTTGATGCAGCTATGTTATTAGGCGTTTCATCTGTTGGAACATTTGTTGGAAAAAACATAGATAAATCGTTAGAGGAAAATTTTGATGAGTTTGAGGTGGTTTTTAAAGAGTTGGTTAAATATGCGGAAGATAAGGGCATAAAGGTAGTAATTGAAAATTGTCAAATGAAGGGATGGCAAGAAAAAGGAGTACCAGGAACTATTTCATTTACACCAGAACTATGGAGAGAAATGTTTAGAAGGGTACCAAATAAGAACTTTGGATTAAATTATGATCCCTCCCATTTACATGCAA
Encoded here:
- a CDS encoding sugar phosphate isomerase/epimerase family protein; its protein translation is MSLPIALQLYSIKDETEKNFSRALKKVAQIGYSGVEFAGYGGLSSSKLKALLEDLGLKVCGSHVSLDELTNNIDKVIEYSLEIGNPYLICPYATYKNREDYEKMAETLNVLSIKCSEKGILLGYHNHGHEFQKFNGEYGLDIIYKESNAKLVKAEIDTYWVKYAGLDPVEYIKKHAGRCDLIHIKDMELIDGEKRSTEVGNGIMDIKSIIMESEKQGAKWLILEQEFFNKPTLESVEIGFNNLKKLI
- a CDS encoding sugar phosphate isomerase/epimerase family protein, with the translated sequence MYIGLLTGCLGGMPLKEKAKWASEHGFKALELSCWPRTNSRDYSGSEIDVANFTKSEAEEIKLYFKEYGLTISSIAYYDNNLDRDPKKRKSINNHFKKCVDAAMLLGVSSVGTFVGKNIDKSLEENFDEFEVVFKELVKYAEDKGIKVVIENCQMKGWQEKGVPGTISFTPELWREMFRRVPNKNFGLNYDPSHLHAMLIDYITPVKEFKNRIFHVHAKDAEVFEDKLKTYGVFDKQLNVCNEDFGYWRYRMPGLGDINWGKLINELKEIGYDGVVSIEHEDPLYEGSEGKVKEGLQLGIDYLEKLI